A single Vigna radiata var. radiata cultivar VC1973A chromosome 8, Vradiata_ver6, whole genome shotgun sequence DNA region contains:
- the LOC106772756 gene encoding uncharacterized protein LOC106772756, giving the protein MSETSALCFSTFRFSFVPFRSPSKTFNNSFPLSPSPSAPHPRLLHFAPKASPGGNFSGDDSFAFFPWSDSVNEIQWVPEERITLFTADGLIQIGGSMVPRRVSSSDKKQGKSKTTQNFQRFQESNYMDPNQGLCLGALFDIAATNGLDMGRKLCIFGFCRSIEMLSDVVEDTVLEHGGEVIAAEKASKGDLHEKLTMTVAVPLLWGVPPASETLHLAVKSGGGIVEKVYWQWDFL; this is encoded by the exons ATGTCGGAAACCTCTGCACTATGCTTCTCCACGTTCAGATTCTCTTTCGTTCCGTTCCGTTCTCCTTCCAAGACCTTCAACAACTCTTTCCCTTTATCTCCTTCTCCTTCTGCTCCTCATCCTCGCCTTCTCCATTTCGCTCCCAAAGCCTCCCCCGGTGGTAACTTCTCCGGCGACGATTCTTTCGCCTTTTTCCCCTGGTCCGATTCCGTTAACG AAATTCAATGGGTTCCTGAGGAGAGAATTACGTTGTTCACTGCTGATGGACTGATCCAGATCGGTGGCTCCATGGTTCCTCGCCGTGTCAGCTCTTCTGAT AAGAAGCAAGGGAAATCCAAAACTACACAAAATTTCCAACGGTTTCAAGAAAGTAATTACATGGATCCCAACCAAGGCCTTTGTCTGGGTGCACTCTTTGATATTGCTGCTACTAAT GGACTTGATATGGGCAGAAAACTTTGTATTTTTGGTTTCTGCCGTTCCATTGAGATGCTTAGTGACGTTGTGGAAGACACTGTTTTAGAGCATGGGGGGGAG GTTATTGCTGCAGAGAAGGCAAGCAAAGGTGATTTACATGAGAAGCTAACCATGACTGTTGCAGTGCCATTATTGTGGGGGGTTCCACCAGCTTCTGAGACGCTTCACCTCGCTGTTAAAAGTGGTGGAGGTATTGTAGAGAAGGTCTATTGGCAATGGGACTTTCTGTAA